In Mastacembelus armatus chromosome 4, fMasArm1.2, whole genome shotgun sequence, the following are encoded in one genomic region:
- the LOC113139863 gene encoding uncharacterized protein LOC113139863: MGNMLKVVQDFGQTMIRPMGVQTWKSELDMVQEDLLVQELSELTKVELWRVHWCLSQDLLQNFPPVPPHWLWSADPSSTAKTMLRCYNEEGALVMLAKVLTVIGRDDLACHLHNTTVPLSPRTPPKHDPDFVKHQRSRLISRMQCPDTILIALEDYGILNTANREVVSIYRVRRDKTRALVDLVLKKGDEAHEVFYQALSQSEAFLMQELEDSSIRDENSSDILDVLVSDELKSLQWLVSDHMTKESQPPIGGEQLDDTEGLLGKHFGPKQATVALNILLKIVPALSVYLGENAVTSQTTSDIRVDTDTAQVDITPEVHEDGNMFRLRCQQPGVFRCSLTGLLLEGFGDVVYQTVPWDVDFLSSKGLRPAGPLIRFTLLAGRFHRLHLPHCQLLSGGSHLSVAHVTDDHVDLIKPALVTDGHVIINISGFSCLGVLAPAPSNGAISGLVLLFFQPTDSSLFVLLLPRNVSITEVIAEWKRRNGAIYVEVIPDCELVPNQTYRLNGPPGTDIQPERSKFMNFADYNNFLPSFQVQLPPNVTCVELQLIYHVTPFPLIGWLLRSTECVVWSQVVQLRAAVCRLCPEVCVSESVNVTMLLLDLLNSLTAEDLKTFQHFLSLWSDPIPVSRLESADRTRTVDLMVQQYHAEGAKAVTEEILRRMNKNQLADRLMRNS; encoded by the exons ATGGGTAATATGCTGAAGGTGGTTCAGGACTTTGGTCAGACCATGATCAGACCAATGGGGGTTCAGACCTGGAAAAGTGAACTGGACATGGTGCAGGAGGACTTGCTCGTGCAAGAGCTGTCGGAACTGACGAAGGTGGAACTGTGGAGGGTCCACTGGTGCCTCAGTCAGGATCTACTGCAGAACTTCCCCCCTGTCCCCCCACACTGGCTCTGGTCTGCTGACCCCAGCAGCACTGCTAAAACTATGCTGAGATGTTACAATGAGGAGGGAGCGCTGGTGATGTTGGCTAAGGTTCTGACTGTGATCGGCCGTGACGATCTGGCCTGCCACCTCCACAACACCACTGTCCCGTTGAGTCCCAGAACACCCCCAAAACATGATCCAGATTTTGTGAAACATCAGCGTAGTCGACTGATCAGCAGAATGCAGTGCCCGGACACCATCTTGATTGCTTTGGAGGATTATGGGATCCTGAATACTGCAAACAGGGAGGTTGTCAGCATCTACAGAGTCCGCAGGGACAAAACCAGGGCTCTGGTGGACCTGGTGCTAAAGAAGGGGGATGAAGCCCATGAGGTGTTCTACCAGGCTCTCAGCCAGTCAGAGGCGTTCTTAATGCAGGAGCTCGAAGACAGTTCAATCAGAGACGAG AATTCCTCAGATATTTTGGATGTTCTGGTCTCAGATGAGCTTAAGTCCTTACAGTGGTTGGTCAGTGATCACATGACTAAAGAAAGCCAGCCTCCTATTGGTGGAGAGCAGCTAGATGACACAGAGGGGCTTCTGGGAAAACACTTCGGACCTAAACAGGCGACTGTTGCCCTGAACATCCTGCTGAAGATTGTCCCAGCGCTCA GTGTCTATCTGGGAGAAAATGCTGTGACATCACAGACCACCTCTGACATCAGagtggacacagacacagcacag GTTGATATCACACCTGAAGTCCATGAGGATGGCAACATGTTCAG GTTGCGTTGCCAGCAGCCCGGTGTGTTCCGCTGCAGTCTGACTGGTCTGCTGTTGGAGGGTTTTGGTGATGTGGTCTATCAGACTGTTCCCTGGGATGTGGACTTTCTATCCTCTAAAGGTCTGAGGCCGGCCGGACCATTGATCAGGTTCACGCTGCTGGCAGGACGTTTCCACCGACTCCACCTGCCACACTGCCAGCTGCTATCAG gtgGTAGCCACTTGTCTGTCGCTCACGTCACTGACGACCATGTAGATTTGATCAAACCTGCTCTGGTGACCGATGGTCATGTGATCATCAACATCTCTGGCTTTTCATGTCTTGGTGTGTTGGCGCCTGCACCCTCCAACGGTGCAATTAGCGGCCTGGTGCTGCTCTTCTTTCAGCCGACAGACTCCTCATTGTTTGTCCTGCTGCTGCCCAGGAATGTCTCCATCACCGAG GTGATCGCTGAGTGGAAGCGACGGAATGGTGCCATATATGTGGAAGTGATACCGGACTGTGAGCTGGTCCCAAATCAGACATACAGACTGAATGGACCGCCAGGCACAGACATCCAGCCAGAG agGTCAAAGTTCATGAACTTCGCTGACTACAACAACTTCCTGCCGTCCTTTCAGGTGCAGCTGCCACCCAACGTCACGTGTGTGGAGCTACAGCTCATCTATCATGTGACTCCCTTCCCCCTGATTGGATGGCTGCTTAGGTCCACAGAGTGTGTGGTGTGGAGCCAAGTTGTCCAGCTAAGAG ctgcagtgtgtcGCCTCTGCCCTGAAG tttgtgtttcagagtCGGTGAATGTGACCATGCTGCTGCTTGACCTGCTGAACTCTCTCACTGCGGAAGATTTAAAAACCTTCCAGCACTTTTTGAGTCTCTGGTCCGATCCGATTCCCGTGAGCCGGCTGGAGTCAGCAGACAGAACCAGAACTGTGGACCTCATGGTGCAGCAATACCATGCCGAGGGAGCCAAGGCAGTCACTGAGGAGATCCTGAGGAGAATGAACAAGAACCAGCTGGCCGATAGGCTGATGAGGAACTCATAG